A region from the Drosophila bipectinata strain 14024-0381.07 chromosome 3R, DbipHiC1v2, whole genome shotgun sequence genome encodes:
- the LOC108130833 gene encoding uncharacterized protein isoform X2, giving the protein MDYLQATSVILPFLWVLSTAVVDGEVIFRIDPLALLSATLRTYQKAACDSEQVFIACPRGTSISIEFAQYNKFVAKDGYSIEDLCPVSGEKGPQIRGKEKHLLRGSIFGSLQQKEATQRIFSDEFGSVFTMPPISKDVTTNSTRLKVAENGTTGDIQNYENNENTPISCMWPNALQYSLLQTVVDACQKKKHCKFYGSSQYSDLGASGVGDSSGTSSYHSSTVSTNSLFSDPCPKLRKIVEIAYKCRPYEFRSKVACHNDVAQLECNPYSRIAIYSASFGRTEYESIQCPQPQGVREETCLASYSTETVMQICHGRRRCNLAADANTFGTPCQKNSRMYLKVVYTCVPMQVLKEHDASETEADESQDFESDVNDLYDDELNYKESEAIPKLYSNTTGSGTRNSTGGSISRPSVTLQSNQTIKNSSLVAEIDNVMTHTADFSLEDDQERLYIYLLIAGSLGVLLSIMVVAIRSLFQKRHGVPTDTHLNSSKKGNDVAGVLAEETIIPSGFNDTISEIDADIDLESSVPLPIVSENENYLSFAATSSLFANPPGHLSSVSNPGSAPGLFPAPLLIGAHQSPDLIGIPPNAYVATDIGNRQTAVAGIMGSAIVIGSNASGVTPPGSSTISTMVPITSLAQYTTAPTIRGGYIVNAGSMGVLQHPRSTPTPPNSLNGGSSAFQKTQQVPSALPINPMCHGLTVNGNSTLCRTKPLLQLSYDGTAPRTLSTGVSGSSQFFYG; this is encoded by the exons CATTGCTTTCGGCTACACTGCGAACATATCAGAAAGCAGCATGTGACTCAGAACAAGTTTTTATTGCCTGTCCCCGCGGTACCAGTATTTCCATCGAATTTGCTCAGTACAACAAGTTTGTGGCAAAAG ATGGCTACAGCATAGAGGATTTGTGTCCTGTTTCTGGCGAAAAAGGTCCCCAAATCCGTGGGAAGGAAAAGCACTTGCTTCGCGGATCCATTTTCGGTTCATTGCAGCAGAAAGAAGCAACCCAACGTATTTTCAGTGATGAATTCGGCTCAGTATTCACTATGCCCCCCATAAGTAAAGATGTCACAACCAATAGTACCCGTTTAAAGGTGGCCGAGAATGGTACAACTGGAGATATTCAGAATTacgaaaataatgaaaatacgCCAATAAGCTGCATGTGGCCGAACGCACTGCAG TACTCCTTGCTGCAAACTGTAGTTGATGCGTGCCAGAAGAAAAAGCACTGTAAGTTTTACGGGTCTTCACAATACTCCGACCTAGGCGCAAGCGGAGTAGGTGACTCGTCCGGGACCAGCAGCTATCACAGCAGTACAGTCAGCACCAATTCATTATTTAGCGATCCCTGTCCAAAGCTTAGAAAAATCGTGGAAATAGCCTACAAATGTCGTCCGT ATGAGTTTCGAAGCAAGGTAGCTTGTCACAATGATGTCGCCCAGCTCGAGTGTAACCCCTATTCGAGGATAGCCATTTATAGCGCAAGTTTCGGTAGAACAGAGTATGAAAGCATCCAATGTCCTCAACCCCAAGGAGTACGGGAAGAAA CATGCCTCGCCTCATACTCAACGGAGACAGTAATGCAAATTTGCCACGGACGTCGGCGGTGCAACTTAGCAGCTGACGCGAACACATTTGGTACTCCTTGTCAAAAGAACTCCCGGATGTACTTGAAAGTGGTTTACACATGCG TGCCCATGCAAGTACTTAAAGAACACGACGCATCAGAAACCGAGGCGGACGAATCCCAGGATTTTGAGAGTGATGTCAACGATCTTTACGATGATGAACTGAACTATAAAGAGTCCGAAGCCATTCCAAAGCTGTATAGCAACACAACAGGTTCTGGTACCCGTAATAGCACCGGAGGAAGTATTTCAAGACCCAGTGTTACATTGCAGAGTAACCAGACCATAAAAAACAGCTCATTGGTTGCTGAGATCGATAACGTAATGACTCATACGGCCGATTTTAGCTTGGAGG ACGACCAGGAACGTTTATATATTTACCTTCTCATCGCGGGTTCTCTTGGAGTGCTTTTATCCATAATGGTCGTCGCCATTAGGTCATTATTTCAAAAGCGTCATGGTGTACCTACTGATACTCACTTGAATTCGTCAAAAAAAGGCAATGACGTTGCTGGGGTATTAGCTGAGGAAACTATTATACCGAGCGGATTCAATGATACCATTTCAGAGATAGACGCAGACATCGACCTGGAATCGTCAGTGCCTCTACCTATTGTGTCGGAGAATGAA AATTATTTATCATTTGCCGCAACTAGCAGTCTGTTTGCCAATCCGCCTGGCCATCTATCCTCAGTGAGTAATCCTGGATCAGCGCCTGGTTTATTCCCAGCTCCACTTTTAATTGGGGCTCACCAATCACCAGACTTAATAGGTATCCCGCCTAATGCCTATGTAGCAACGGATATTGGAAACCGCCAGACTGCAGTGGCAGGCATTATGGGTTCGGCGATAGTTATTGGATCCAACGCCTCTGGTGTAACACCACCTGGCAGTAGTACTATAA GCACAATGGTTCCAATAACCTCACTGGCACAGTACACAACAGCACCGACCATCAGAGGCGGGTACATAGTAAATGCAGGAAGCATGGGAGTTCTGCAGCATCCAAGAAGCACACCTACGCCACCAAACTCTTTAAACGGGGGTTCCTCAGCATTTCAAAAAACGCAACAAGTTCCGTCGGCTCTACCTATCAATCCGATGTGTCATGGATTGACAGTAAACGGCAATTCGACGCTATGTCGAACAAAACCGCTCTTGCAGCTTTCCTATGATGGCACCGCCCCGCGGACGTTGTCCACTGGCGTGTCCGGTAGCTCGCAGTTCTTCTACGGATAA